One genomic window of Streptomyces sp. NBC_01498 includes the following:
- a CDS encoding magnesium and cobalt transport protein CorA — protein MIRRLRRAVRRVYRSTVDLSHPARSPLGSAVVNCVVYEDGIRQPGDHPAEEAVRRVRGTGRGFVWIGLHEPGEAELKGLAELFGLHPLAVDDAVHAHQRPKVEEYDGVLFAVFKTCRYVEHEKLTATSEVVDTGELMVFAGTDFVITIRHGRHGSLGPLRERLEAAPERLAMGTSSVLHAIADQVVDDCLTVADAVQDDIDHVESDVFNTSAGRPGGGESGRIYQLKRELLELKRAVAPLDRPLGMLANRALPVVTPAVRPYFRDVTDHLARLTEQIAAFDSLLDSILQAHLAQVTVAQNEDMRKITAWAAIIAVPTMVCGIYGMNFEHMPGLGWTYGYPAAGALMATACYVLHRSFRRNGWL, from the coding sequence ATGATCCGTCGCCTCCGCCGGGCGGTGCGGCGCGTCTACCGCAGTACCGTCGACCTCAGCCACCCGGCCCGGTCGCCGCTCGGTAGCGCCGTGGTGAACTGCGTCGTCTACGAGGACGGCATACGGCAGCCGGGCGACCACCCGGCCGAGGAAGCCGTGCGACGGGTCCGCGGTACCGGCAGGGGCTTCGTGTGGATCGGTCTGCACGAGCCCGGTGAAGCCGAGCTGAAGGGGCTGGCCGAGCTGTTCGGGCTCCATCCGCTGGCGGTGGACGACGCCGTGCACGCCCATCAGCGGCCGAAGGTCGAGGAGTACGACGGGGTGCTGTTCGCGGTGTTCAAGACCTGCCGCTATGTCGAGCACGAGAAGCTCACCGCCACCAGCGAGGTCGTGGACACGGGTGAGTTGATGGTCTTCGCCGGGACCGACTTCGTGATCACGATCCGGCACGGCAGGCACGGTTCGCTGGGTCCTCTGCGGGAGCGGCTGGAGGCCGCGCCGGAACGGCTCGCGATGGGAACGTCGTCCGTTCTGCACGCGATCGCGGACCAGGTGGTGGACGACTGTCTCACCGTCGCGGACGCCGTCCAGGACGACATCGACCATGTCGAGTCCGATGTCTTCAACACGTCGGCGGGGCGCCCGGGCGGGGGCGAATCGGGCCGTATCTACCAGCTCAAGCGGGAGTTGCTGGAGCTGAAGCGGGCCGTGGCACCACTGGACCGGCCGCTGGGCATGCTGGCCAACCGGGCGCTTCCGGTGGTGACTCCCGCCGTACGGCCGTACTTCCGCGACGTCACCGACCATCTCGCCCGGCTCACCGAGCAGATCGCCGCTTTCGACAGTCTGCTGGACTCGATCCTCCAGGCGCATCTCGCGCAGGTGACCGTCGCGCAGAACGAGGACATGCGCAAGATCACCGCGTGGGCCGCGATCATCGCCGTACCGACCATGGTCTGCGGGATCTACGGGATGAACTTCGAGCACATGCCCGGTCTGGGGTGGACGTACGGGTATCCGGCCGCCGGCGCCCTCATGGCCACCGCCTGCTACGTGCTGCACCGGAGCTTCCGGCGCAACGGCTGGCTGTGA